The Acanthochromis polyacanthus isolate Apoly-LR-REF ecotype Palm Island chromosome 2, KAUST_Apoly_ChrSc, whole genome shotgun sequence genome contains a region encoding:
- the ppfia1 gene encoding liprin-alpha-1 isoform X5 produces the protein MMCEVMPTISEAEGPGGGGGSGRRGSGSPLQSDSEGHFESLMVSMLEERDRLLETLRETQENLGLTQGKLHEVSHERDSLQRQLNTALPQEFAALTKEVNVCREQLLEKEEEIAELKAERNNTRLLLEHLECLVSRHERSLRMTVVKRQAQSPAGVSSEVEVLKALKSLFEHHKALDEKVRERLRVALERCSALEEQLTISHKELAYLREQSSQKRGLADGTSEVNHNSENTPSTNGKRSSDGSLSQEEECGPGFGKVGELQEVVDRQSADLGQMKERMAAMVSRINELEEDLDTARKDLIKSEDMNTRLQRDLRESMAQKEDMEERITTLEKRYLAAQREATSVHDLNDKLENEVANKDSLFRQTEDRNRQLQEKLELAEQKLQQTIRKAETLPEVEAELAQRVAALTKAEERHGNIEERLRQLEAQLEEKHQELLRARQREKMNEEHNKRLSETVDKLLSESNERLQLHLKERMSALEDKNALIRELEHTKKLIEESHHEKEQLLIQIETMRAENEQGRSRSNSLLHGRSQLGSTPDFRYPVSASSMMDSNSDHYGSALVLRRPQKGRVTALRDEPSKVQTLNEQEWERMQQANVLANVAQAFESDMDASDLEEDRETIFSSVDLLSPAGQADAQTLALMLQEQLDAINNEIRMIQEEKESTAIRAEEIEGRVGSGDSLGGRFRSMSSIPPSLCAGSSLGSSPPGSGHSTPRRIPRSPNRELDRMGVMTLPSDLRKHRRKSAQDDKATIRCETSPPTTPRSMRLNREAGHAASHEDIRDIRGLGSLQDGQGSNPSSSNSSQDSLNKAAKKKSIKSSIGRLFGKKEKGRPSIPGKDSPSQAGTPEAESSPKDGLGMGTLGGPAEKNRKLQKKHELLEEARRQGLPFAQWDGPTVVVWLELWVGMPAWYVAACRANVKSGAIMSALSDTEIQREIGISNPLHRLKLRLAIQEIMSLTSPSAPPTSRTTTGNVWVTHEEMESLAATPPTEDDESSWAQTLAYGDMNHEWIGNEWLPSLGLPQYRSYFMESLVDARMLDHLTKKDLRGQLKMVDSFHRNSFQCGVMCLRRLNYDRKELERKREECQLELKDVLVWSNERVISWVQAIGLKEYSGNLYESGVHGALLALDETFDHNTLALLLQIPTQNTQARATLEREYNSLLAIGTDRRMEEDDDKNFRRAPSWRKKFRPKDMRGMSLGASDTLPANFRVTSSGTASPSTQPKRSPMDVYPHYFYR, from the exons GAGTTTGCTGCACTAACGAAGGAGGTGAACGTGTGCCGGGAGCAGCTtctggagaaagaggaggagatagCAGAGCTGAAGGCCGAGAGAAATAACACACGG CTCTTGCTGGAGCACCTGGAGTGCCTGGTGTCTCGACACGAGCGCAGTCTAAGGATGACGGTGGTGAAGAGACAGGCTCAGTCTCCAGCAGGTGTCTCAAGCGAGGTGGAGGTCCTCAAAGCCCTTAAGTCACTTTTTGAACACCACAAAGCCCTTGATGAGAAG GTAAGGGAGCGACTTCGCGTTGCTTTGGAACGATGCAGTGCATTGGAGGAACAGCTCACCATCTCGCACAAAGAA CTGGCTTACCTCAGGGAGCAGAGCAGCCAGAAGAGAGGGCTAGCAGATGGAACCAGCGAGGTCAACCACAACTCTGAAAACACACCAAGCACTAATGGCAAG CGGTCGTCGGATGGTTCCCTTAGTCAAGAGGAAGAGTGTGGGCCTGGGTTTGGTAAAGTTGGCGAACTCCAGGAGGTAGTGGACCGTCAGTCTGCGGATTTGGGCCAGATGAAGGAACGCATGGCTGCCATGGTGTCACGCATCAATGAGCTGGAGGAGGACCTGGACACAGCCCGAAAAGACCTCATTAAGTCCGAAGACATGAACACACGGCTACAGAGAGACCTCAGAGAG TCAATGGCTCAGAAGGAAGATATGGAGGAGAGGATCACCACCTTAGAGAAGCGCTACCTGGCAGCTCAGCGGGAGGCTACCTCCGTCCACGACCTCAATGACAAGCTGGAGAATGAAGTGGCCAATAAGGACTCCCTCTTCAGACAA ACTGAGGACAGAAACCGACAACTACAGGAGAAGCTGGAACTGGCTGAGCAGAAATTGCAGCAGACGATCCGCAAAGCAGAGACTCTGCCTGAGGTGGAAGCTGAGCTCGCCCAGAGAGTCGCTGCCCTCACAAAG GCCGAGGAACGCCATGGCAATATTGAGGAGAGGTTGAGGCAGCTGGAGGCCCAGCTGGAAGAGAAGCACCAGGAACTGCTCAGG GCACGACAGCGAGAGAAGATGAATGAGGAGCACAACAAGCGTCTGTCTGAAACTGTGGATAAGCTCCTGTCAGAGTCCAACGAGAGACTCCAGCTTCACCTCAAAGAGAGGATGTCTGCTCTGGAGGATAAG AATGCCCTGATCAGAGAACTGGAGCACACCAAGAAACTGATTGAGGAGTCTCACCATGAGAAG GAGCAGCTTCTCATCCAAATTGAGACAATGAGGGCAGAAAATGAGCAGGGTAGGAGCAGAAGCAACTCCTTACTACATGG GCGGTCTCAGCTGGGCAGCACCCCAGATTTCAGGTACCCAGTGTCGGCTTCCTCAATGATGGACAGTAACTCCGACCATTACGGCAGCGCTCTCGTACTGAGGCGGCCTCAGAAGGGACGAGTGACAGCGCTCCGTGACGAGCCATCCAAG GTGCAGACTTTGAATGAGCAGGAGTGGGAGCGTATGCAGCAGGCTAATGTGCTAGCAAATGTGGCCCAGGCCTTTGAGAGCGACATGGACGCTTCAGACCTGGAGGAAGACCGAGAGACCATTTTCAGCTCGGTGGACCTGCTGTCCCCTGCTGGCCAGGCTGACGCACAGACTCTTGCCTTAATGCTGCAGGAGCAGCTGGATGCTATCAACAACGAAATTAG AATGATccaggaagagaaggagagcacAGCGATCCGAGCAGAGGAGATTGAGGGTCGGGTGGGCAGCGGCGACAGCCTGGGAGGACGTTTCCGCTCCATGAGCTCCATCCCCCCGTCACTGTGTGCCGGGTCCTCACTGGGCAGCTCTCCACCCGGGTCTGGCCACTCGACCCCCCGACGAATTCCCCGTAGCCCCAACAGAGAACTGGATCGTATGGGTGTCATGACCTTG CCTAGTGACCTGCGCAAGCATCGCAGGAAG TCTGCTCAGGATGACAAGGCCACTATCCGATGTGAGACGTCGCCCCCCACCACTCCACGCTCCATGCGCCTGAACAGGGAGGCAGGACACGCTGCCAGTCATGAGGACATTAGAGACATTCGAGG TCTGGGGAGTCTGCAGGACGGCCAGGGTAGTAACCCGAGCAGTAGCAACAGCAGCCAGGACTCTCTCAACAAAGCAGCCAAGAAGAAGAGTATCAAGTCTTCCATTGGACGCCTCTTTGGGAAGAAGGAGAAGGGCCGACCCAGCATTCCCGGCAAGGACTCCCCCAGCCAAG CTGGCACTCCTGAGGCAGAGAGCTCTCCTAAGGATGGTTTAGGAATGGGCACCCTCGGGGGCCCTGCTGAGAAGAACAGGAAGCTGCAGAAGAA GCATGAATTACTGGAAGAGGCTCGCAGGCAGGGCCTGCCATTCGCCCAGTGGGATGGACCAACTGTTGTGGTTTGGCTGGAG CTGTGGGTAGGCATGCCAGCCTGGTATGTGGCTGCATGTCGTGCCAACGTAAAGAGCGGGGCCATCATGTCGGCGCTGTCAGACACAGAGATCCAAAGGGAGATTGGAATCAGTAACCCGTTGCATCGTCTGAAACTTCGCCTGGCGATCCAGGAAATCATGTCTCTCACCAGTCCGTCTGCCCCGCCAACCTCGAGAACG ACTACAGGAAACGTTTGGGTCACACATGAAGAAATGGAAAGTTTGGCAGCCACACCTCCCACG GAGGATGACGAGAGTAGCTGGGCCCAG ACGCTGGCATACGGCGACATGAACCACGAGTGGATTGGTAATGAGTGGCTGCCCAGCCTGGGTTTGCCTCAGTACCGCTCCTACTTCATGGAGTCCCTGGTGGACGCCCGCATGCTTGACCACCTCACCAAGAAGGACCTTAGAGGACAGCTGAAAATGGTGGACAGCTTCCACAG GAACAGTTTTCAGTGTGGTGTCATGTGTCTGAGGAGGCTTAACTACGACCGGAAAGAgctggagaggaagagagaggagtGTCAGCTGGAGCTCAAAG atgtGCTGGTGTGGAGTAATGAACGTGTGATCAGTTGGGTTCAGGCCATCGGACTCAAAGAGTACAGTGGCAACCTTTATGAGAGTGGAGTTCATGGAGCTCTGCTCGCCCTCGATGAAACCTTTGATCACAACACCCTGGCCCTGCTGCTGCAGATCCCCACGCAGAACACACAG GCCAGAGCGACTCTGGAGCGTGAATACAACAGTCTGCTGGCCATTGGCACAGACAGGAGAATGGAAGAg GATGACGATAAGAACTTCCGCCGAGCTCCCTCATGGAGGAAGAAGTTCAGGCCCAAAGACATGAGGGGGATGTCCTTGGGGGCGTCGGATACCCTCCCAGCCAACTTCAGAGTGACCAGTAGCGGCACAGCATCTCCTTCCACGCAGCCAAAGAGGAGCCCGATGGACG TTTATCCTCATTATTTCTATAGGTAA
- the ppfia1 gene encoding liprin-alpha-1 isoform X2, with protein sequence MMCEVMPTISEAEGPGGGGGSGRRGSGSPLQSDSEGHFESLMVSMLEERDRLLETLRETQENLGLTQGKLHEVSHERDSLQRQLNTALPQEFAALTKEVNVCREQLLEKEEEIAELKAERNNTRLLLEHLECLVSRHERSLRMTVVKRQAQSPAGVSSEVEVLKALKSLFEHHKALDEKVRERLRVALERCSALEEQLTISHKELAYLREQSSQKRGLADGTSEVNHNSENTPSTNGKRSSDGSLSQEEECGPGFGKVGELQEVVDRQSADLGQMKERMAAMVSRINELEEDLDTARKDLIKSEDMNTRLQRDLRESMAQKEDMEERITTLEKRYLAAQREATSVHDLNDKLENEVANKDSLFRQTEDRNRQLQEKLELAEQKLQQTIRKAETLPEVEAELAQRVAALTKAEERHGNIEERLRQLEAQLEEKHQELLRARQREKMNEEHNKRLSETVDKLLSESNERLQLHLKERMSALEDKNALIRELEHTKKLIEESHHEKEQLLIQIETMRAENEQGRSRSNSLLHGRSQLGSTPDFRYPVSASSMMDSNSDHYGSALVLRRPQKGRVTALRDEPSKVQTLNEQEWERMQQANVLANVAQAFESDMDASDLEEDRETIFSSVDLLSPAGQADAQTLALMLQEQLDAINNEIRMIQEEKESTAIRAEEIEGRVGSGDSLGGRFRSMSSIPPSLCAGSSLGSSPPGSGHSTPRRIPRSPNRELDRMGVMTLPSDLRKHRRKSAQDDKATIRCETSPPTTPRSMRLNREAGHAASHEDIRDIRGLGSLQDGQGSNPSSSNSSQDSLNKAAKKKSIKSSIGRLFGKKEKGRPSIPGKDSPSQAGTPEAESSPKDGLGMGTLGGPAEKNRKLQKKHELLEEARRQGLPFAQWDGPTVVVWLELWVGMPAWYVAACRANVKSGAIMSALSDTEIQREIGISNPLHRLKLRLAIQEIMSLTSPSAPPTSRTTTGNVWVTHEEMESLAATPPTEDDESSWAQTLAYGDMNHEWIGNEWLPSLGLPQYRSYFMESLVDARMLDHLTKKDLRGQLKMVDSFHRNSFQCGVMCLRRLNYDRKELERKREECQLELKDVLVWSNERVISWVQAIGLKEYSGNLYESGVHGALLALDETFDHNTLALLLQIPTQNTQARATLEREYNSLLAIGTDRRMEEDDDKNFRRAPSWRKKFRPKDMRGMSLGASDTLPANFRVTSSGTASPSTQPKRSPMDGSQSIQRLDTATVRTYSC encoded by the exons GAGTTTGCTGCACTAACGAAGGAGGTGAACGTGTGCCGGGAGCAGCTtctggagaaagaggaggagatagCAGAGCTGAAGGCCGAGAGAAATAACACACGG CTCTTGCTGGAGCACCTGGAGTGCCTGGTGTCTCGACACGAGCGCAGTCTAAGGATGACGGTGGTGAAGAGACAGGCTCAGTCTCCAGCAGGTGTCTCAAGCGAGGTGGAGGTCCTCAAAGCCCTTAAGTCACTTTTTGAACACCACAAAGCCCTTGATGAGAAG GTAAGGGAGCGACTTCGCGTTGCTTTGGAACGATGCAGTGCATTGGAGGAACAGCTCACCATCTCGCACAAAGAA CTGGCTTACCTCAGGGAGCAGAGCAGCCAGAAGAGAGGGCTAGCAGATGGAACCAGCGAGGTCAACCACAACTCTGAAAACACACCAAGCACTAATGGCAAG CGGTCGTCGGATGGTTCCCTTAGTCAAGAGGAAGAGTGTGGGCCTGGGTTTGGTAAAGTTGGCGAACTCCAGGAGGTAGTGGACCGTCAGTCTGCGGATTTGGGCCAGATGAAGGAACGCATGGCTGCCATGGTGTCACGCATCAATGAGCTGGAGGAGGACCTGGACACAGCCCGAAAAGACCTCATTAAGTCCGAAGACATGAACACACGGCTACAGAGAGACCTCAGAGAG TCAATGGCTCAGAAGGAAGATATGGAGGAGAGGATCACCACCTTAGAGAAGCGCTACCTGGCAGCTCAGCGGGAGGCTACCTCCGTCCACGACCTCAATGACAAGCTGGAGAATGAAGTGGCCAATAAGGACTCCCTCTTCAGACAA ACTGAGGACAGAAACCGACAACTACAGGAGAAGCTGGAACTGGCTGAGCAGAAATTGCAGCAGACGATCCGCAAAGCAGAGACTCTGCCTGAGGTGGAAGCTGAGCTCGCCCAGAGAGTCGCTGCCCTCACAAAG GCCGAGGAACGCCATGGCAATATTGAGGAGAGGTTGAGGCAGCTGGAGGCCCAGCTGGAAGAGAAGCACCAGGAACTGCTCAGG GCACGACAGCGAGAGAAGATGAATGAGGAGCACAACAAGCGTCTGTCTGAAACTGTGGATAAGCTCCTGTCAGAGTCCAACGAGAGACTCCAGCTTCACCTCAAAGAGAGGATGTCTGCTCTGGAGGATAAG AATGCCCTGATCAGAGAACTGGAGCACACCAAGAAACTGATTGAGGAGTCTCACCATGAGAAG GAGCAGCTTCTCATCCAAATTGAGACAATGAGGGCAGAAAATGAGCAGGGTAGGAGCAGAAGCAACTCCTTACTACATGG GCGGTCTCAGCTGGGCAGCACCCCAGATTTCAGGTACCCAGTGTCGGCTTCCTCAATGATGGACAGTAACTCCGACCATTACGGCAGCGCTCTCGTACTGAGGCGGCCTCAGAAGGGACGAGTGACAGCGCTCCGTGACGAGCCATCCAAG GTGCAGACTTTGAATGAGCAGGAGTGGGAGCGTATGCAGCAGGCTAATGTGCTAGCAAATGTGGCCCAGGCCTTTGAGAGCGACATGGACGCTTCAGACCTGGAGGAAGACCGAGAGACCATTTTCAGCTCGGTGGACCTGCTGTCCCCTGCTGGCCAGGCTGACGCACAGACTCTTGCCTTAATGCTGCAGGAGCAGCTGGATGCTATCAACAACGAAATTAG AATGATccaggaagagaaggagagcacAGCGATCCGAGCAGAGGAGATTGAGGGTCGGGTGGGCAGCGGCGACAGCCTGGGAGGACGTTTCCGCTCCATGAGCTCCATCCCCCCGTCACTGTGTGCCGGGTCCTCACTGGGCAGCTCTCCACCCGGGTCTGGCCACTCGACCCCCCGACGAATTCCCCGTAGCCCCAACAGAGAACTGGATCGTATGGGTGTCATGACCTTG CCTAGTGACCTGCGCAAGCATCGCAGGAAG TCTGCTCAGGATGACAAGGCCACTATCCGATGTGAGACGTCGCCCCCCACCACTCCACGCTCCATGCGCCTGAACAGGGAGGCAGGACACGCTGCCAGTCATGAGGACATTAGAGACATTCGAGG TCTGGGGAGTCTGCAGGACGGCCAGGGTAGTAACCCGAGCAGTAGCAACAGCAGCCAGGACTCTCTCAACAAAGCAGCCAAGAAGAAGAGTATCAAGTCTTCCATTGGACGCCTCTTTGGGAAGAAGGAGAAGGGCCGACCCAGCATTCCCGGCAAGGACTCCCCCAGCCAAG CTGGCACTCCTGAGGCAGAGAGCTCTCCTAAGGATGGTTTAGGAATGGGCACCCTCGGGGGCCCTGCTGAGAAGAACAGGAAGCTGCAGAAGAA GCATGAATTACTGGAAGAGGCTCGCAGGCAGGGCCTGCCATTCGCCCAGTGGGATGGACCAACTGTTGTGGTTTGGCTGGAG CTGTGGGTAGGCATGCCAGCCTGGTATGTGGCTGCATGTCGTGCCAACGTAAAGAGCGGGGCCATCATGTCGGCGCTGTCAGACACAGAGATCCAAAGGGAGATTGGAATCAGTAACCCGTTGCATCGTCTGAAACTTCGCCTGGCGATCCAGGAAATCATGTCTCTCACCAGTCCGTCTGCCCCGCCAACCTCGAGAACG ACTACAGGAAACGTTTGGGTCACACATGAAGAAATGGAAAGTTTGGCAGCCACACCTCCCACG GAGGATGACGAGAGTAGCTGGGCCCAG ACGCTGGCATACGGCGACATGAACCACGAGTGGATTGGTAATGAGTGGCTGCCCAGCCTGGGTTTGCCTCAGTACCGCTCCTACTTCATGGAGTCCCTGGTGGACGCCCGCATGCTTGACCACCTCACCAAGAAGGACCTTAGAGGACAGCTGAAAATGGTGGACAGCTTCCACAG GAACAGTTTTCAGTGTGGTGTCATGTGTCTGAGGAGGCTTAACTACGACCGGAAAGAgctggagaggaagagagaggagtGTCAGCTGGAGCTCAAAG atgtGCTGGTGTGGAGTAATGAACGTGTGATCAGTTGGGTTCAGGCCATCGGACTCAAAGAGTACAGTGGCAACCTTTATGAGAGTGGAGTTCATGGAGCTCTGCTCGCCCTCGATGAAACCTTTGATCACAACACCCTGGCCCTGCTGCTGCAGATCCCCACGCAGAACACACAG GCCAGAGCGACTCTGGAGCGTGAATACAACAGTCTGCTGGCCATTGGCACAGACAGGAGAATGGAAGAg GATGACGATAAGAACTTCCGCCGAGCTCCCTCATGGAGGAAGAAGTTCAGGCCCAAAGACATGAGGGGGATGTCCTTGGGGGCGTCGGATACCCTCCCAGCCAACTTCAGAGTGACCAGTAGCGGCACAGCATCTCCTTCCACGCAGCCAAAGAGGAGCCCGATGGACG GAAGTCAGTCTATACAGAGGCTGGACACTGCCACAGTCAGGACCTACTCTTGTTAA